CACTTCGGCTTATATCTCTTTCTGGCTGAATCTCCCACATCGTTTTTCTGAATCCGATGAGTTTGCTCTTCCGGGGTTTCCTGATAGATGTCAATTCCGTACCTCACAACTGCACCCATTTGCAAGAGCTGCTGATGGTACGGACACATGGTCTACATATATGCAGCCACTTATTTCATATTCATTGCAGTCTCATGGATGGTTGTGTAACacagttgaggaatttgaacctTTAGGATTGGAAATTCTGAGAAAATACATCAAACTTCCTGTTTGGACTATTGGTCCTCTTCTTCCCTCAGCTGCCTCTAAGAAATGTTCAGACTCCAATATTTTTAGACAGCGTACCGGTAAGAAGCACGGGATATCACCTGAAAAATGCATTGAATGGCTCAATCTTCATCATCCAGGTACAGTTCTTTATATTTCGTTTGGTTCACAGAACACTATCAGTGCCTCTCAAATGATGGAGTTAGCTCTAGGTTTGGAAGCTAGTGGAAAACCTTTCATTTGGGTGCTAAGGCCACCTCTTGGTTTCGACATAAAAGGTGAATTTAGAGAAGAATGGTTGCCAGAAGGGTTTGAAAAGCGAATGAATGAAAGCAAACAAGGGTTGTTGGTTCAAAACTGGGCACCCCAGTTGGACATTCTGTCACATGAATCAATTGGTGCATTTTTAAGCCACTGTGGCTGGAACTCAGTGTTGGAGAGCTTAAGCCAAGGTGTGCCTATTATAGGGTGGCCTATGGCAGCGGAACAGATTTACAATTCGAAGATGCTGGTGGAGGAGATGGGGGTGTGTGTGGAGTTGACATGGGGAGTGCAGAGAGAGATTGAAAGGAAGGAAGTGAAGAGGGTGATAGACTTGGTCATGAACAAGAACGAGGGCCAAGGCAAGGAGATGAAAAAGAAGGCTGCTGAGAATGGAAAGCGAATAAGGGCAGCAACAAAGGATCAAGAGGAGGGGTCTTCTGTCAAAGCATTGGATGAATTTGTAAGAACAATTTTAGCCCAGACGACATTGGAGTATCATAATCATAAAATATAGTTTAGATttgattagtttattttatatataggatCTACAGATCTTTTGTGTTAAACAATTTGTGTACAATAAGTATTACCATAAATGGTttgcttcattttctttcctGTTATGTGAACCATCCTAAATTCCAGTGTAAGAATAAGAAGGGGGAAAAGAGTTCTAAATAAAatctgtatttttatttttgggtgttGAAACCGTGTTGATTTTattcaatgtaaaaaaataaatcttctcaatttaaaatgaaaatattctattttatgatttaaattttacttttatgtctaAGAGTATACAAaataacatgttatttgaaattttaaaaattacatgcTGTTAAATATAcctataaaattgtaaaaattttaaaaattacatgtTAATGAAAGAAACTCTAGTCATATATAGAAAGCTACAACCTACAACATTGCTTAGATAGGTcgacaattatttatttatttatttttgtaattcgaTAGTTACTATAAGAGGGAAATTTGAACTCTTAATGTCCCCATTAGAAACACCAAGAAATGCCAACCGGTTAAGTTATAAGTTAATTAATAGTATTGTACTCTTTATGATTTTAAGTACTCTAAATTGTCTtagcgaagaaaaaaaatttgaggactaaaaactatattaaaaaaaaaatgaaactatgTACAATTTAACATTATTATATGTCCTATAATTAATTACCTAGGTTTTTCCTGAATAAGGTTCCTAATAGAGATAGAAGAGAATTGTAAGGGGGTGTATGAGAATCGTAGGGAAATTGATTTAATTCAAGGTAGTCTCTCTCTATAGagaaatgaaagttcaaatatgtgtataaatacccttgaacgtttagaaccccaaattacaacttaaccaattcaagcattatgtcaaacaactagtgtgtagaaaattaacataagctataataaggaattggaaaaactatctaagccaaattaaaatcacaacccacagcagataataaaaggcaaagataaaagggaaggaagatgcaaacacaaagacaacacgcgatgtgttatcgaagaggaaaccgaagccctcggcgtaaaacctctcctcccccctccaagcggtaaacaatccactagaaaatatagttgggatacatggacagcaatagaccctccaagcctaatctacccagtgcacctaagcgcttcaagcttcttgctccaacgaggttgcgtcgaacctttttcttttctagcttcccggattccgctactagaccgtagcatcaaccaatgaagattggttcctttctaactgcttcccagaaatccaaacagccctctcacagtgatgaatatggtgagaacaaggtttggtaaaatgcctctcaaggatttgacaatggagaggaagagagtcgaggaatttgaagagactctaatgtatagattgttggtgaatcaatcttgtttttctttagggtttctctctcaaaattctctctggaagctctcttacatttgtgggtaaaaggggtatttatactggaatgagagaggaatgtgaaacgtcaggttttacaaaactggggtggctcgcggcttgacctcgcgacttgactaagtggcgagatccagtcgcgagataacggtatggccagttgtcttgttttgtcctgtagtgctccagctagcatgactgttcaccttccggcatgcttggcacatttgctacgtctggcggcttgcagccgcgagtcacccgcgaggccaagccgcgagtctctgttttcttgcacactcttgagcaaacttcactctatctcactcactacccttacaacaaacccacctaaatacagggttactaaatgctgaaatacaagcaaatttggcatggaataaagccaattagatggttgaataaattcaaccttacaatctccccctttggctattccgtgacaaaaccctaaaacagactctagacttaacatgtgagttgggaacagttgaacaaaactcactcatacctaactctagaagctgtgaagcacttgaatcataagaacatgaaactcctgaaacacaacaatacaccatgatcattgtatgcagaaaaacatgaaatgcatatgaaacaagcttaaggtaatcaagcaaagatgaagtgaagattcaaatcaaggcttgatcaaccaagtaatcaccacaaggtagtgatcacaatgctcattcacacttggaatgaacattaggacatacaagttaacaagcacaagacaagatacttgtatgcttaacactcaaccaatgcataatacacaaagtatatgcatctaggaacaatcctacaaggacacaagagtgacagtacataaatcaaaatgcaaaacatttagatagaagtactgatttcatcatagcataaaaggctgcattgagcaaggtacaaaccataaagcctacatattatgcataaaaacattaaccctaaaagcttacaaaagcacatgggtacaaactcaatatatcctgaataacatcaacaaaatatataaaagattaaaccaagagtataagttatgagttagaaacaaatatacaccaaaaccacagtgtatcaaacccatataaacatcaaatacccaaaacataagcatatataaacaaagtctctgattttgacaactcccccttaacacattactcccccttaagagatgcttttctgcttctcatcaACAATGTCATCAACAACAGAAAGaaacatctccccctttttgactggaatggccaaagggtcactgtccatgctgggtggtgaagctgtcaagttttgcagataaaatatcaatctggtcctgcatggctctcatcctctcaGAGTACTCAGTCTGGACTcctctgatcccatcaagtcgttctagaatgatttgaaaagcatctggaggtgtatctgaagaagttgatgctctagtccttttgccactcctcctgggtgttaaggttgatgcatgccctgctgtctctgcctcagtctccattgggacaccctctccttcatcaccttcatcttcttttcctggaagcctaacacttatccttttgcaggtaagcttgttaattgcagagggtgtggacatgagACTGATGTCTTGTGGGATTGGAACACCCATCTTTCTAAagatcctcattagcaaactaggaaagatcaattttggcCTAGAAGTTGTTCTAGTCTTATCCACAatagtgtcatatatgtgggaactgaAGTCAATGAAagtcttttctttgagatccattaGAAAAATTGCActtgcacagttgattgtagtcaacttctttatgagatataggttaa
This DNA window, taken from Quercus robur chromosome 2, dhQueRobu3.1, whole genome shotgun sequence, encodes the following:
- the LOC126712852 gene encoding UDP-glycosyltransferase 92A1-like encodes the protein MGSKTHEYIVMLPFLAQGHLIPFLALARQIHQRTGFTITIANTPLNIKYLRSTILSHDHDHDLHSNSSSDSNFIHLAELPFCSTQHGLPPNTENTENLSLKDIATLCHASMTLEAPFHSLVRDITDKEGKPPLCIISDVFFGWAVNVANSIGCASINFTTCGAYGTSAYISFWLNLPHRFSESDEFALPGFPDRCQFRTSQLHPFARAADGTDTWSTYMQPLISYSLQSHGWLCNTVEEFEPLGLEILRKYIKLPVWTIGPLLPSAASKKCSDSNIFRQRTGKKHGISPEKCIEWLNLHHPGTVLYISFGSQNTISASQMMELALGLEASGKPFIWVLRPPLGFDIKGEFREEWLPEGFEKRMNESKQGLLVQNWAPQLDILSHESIGAFLSHCGWNSVLESLSQGVPIIGWPMAAEQIYNSKMLVEEMGVCVELTWGVQREIERKEVKRVIDLVMNKNEGQGKEMKKKAAENGKRIRAATKDQEEGSSVKALDEFVRTILAQTTLEYHNHKI